DNA sequence from the Cydia fagiglandana chromosome 12, ilCydFagi1.1, whole genome shotgun sequence genome:
tatcttctcttcacatacggtgttcaaatgtacctacgtgtcttataatgtacgccgcagcccgcacccgagcccgcgcacattgcccatgcgatagtttatgctcttcgtcatttttccttcgcagattgtcaaaagcagcaattagcctttaatgtctcatttcgtccgcagtttcacattccgtttggtacaccacatcttttacacagccccacaaatttaaataaccacgagcatctaacaatggcatttttatttgaagaatatgaaataaagtaaatatgaagtaaagttcaatgacaatttaatttaaaacatcagacgtcttgtctatttcctaccacgcaagaaggtttgttagttaggtaggtatttaagaagtatttattcttgatttattcttagtatttcatttttgcaagttcatttggtaaatcaaacacaacctacttgtaattttttattattttagatagtttccaattattcgaaaataattttttgaaacgtgttaagaaactaaaacctttttatcagtcaaggaaaccagagatatttataagacgattgcgtacttttgagtggttgtcaatgtcacaatttgaactgtcgttgtaaacaatgttgtggttagtattattaatattaaggaataacataactacttcattcaagtattaaacaagtggaaccactaggaaagcgaaaatcctgcaacgattcttaccgtgttgtaagtagacctaagaatggttatatggcaacaaattagcataatttcctgtcgtatactgattgtttacaagtaagttcattgaccctgtcacctgttagggttagaacaaagtagttttttgcatggatgtttaaaaggccataatttagaaacggttgcctatattaacatagtttctatggagaaaatatagagcttaggctaaacaatcccccttttgcggaaaggatcgtcgtgcctttccaccctgtatatacatatatcattacaatgtcaaaatgtCCGGAGATATTATAGCTTTTGCAAATATTTAACCGTTTATAGGCGCcaggccaggcgtggctcactccgcgattttgtcgcgtcgctacaagtacaatGCGGTcacaccagttttggtgtctagcagttgtagttgccgcgcaccgctatgaAACGAACATCTGCGGTTCAGCTCGCGCTTGCGCTTGTTTCTCTCGTAATAGATGCGTTTTGATAGAAAGTGAAccttctattatttattctgtggggTTTATTTCCTTTTGGGTAAAAAACGAGAAAAAATCTTCCAAAACTAAACCTtcattattagttattatttagtttcaggggcccatctagtaagcggcgagtcaccacctggtggcaggtgtccggacctctcagCAATAGCAAAAGCTGTTTGGCTGGTCAATAATCTTTTGACCAGCCAAACAGCTTTTCTCCGCTATATTGGGGTTGGGACCGatttacgggtatctatttgtacccgtgaatgggttctagcaggtgtattacataacagcaaacttctccaaagggcctctacgtgttggatccgtatccccacgcacgcctattAAATAGACAAttagacatgtgtaagtaatgctcgtaatatcacaaatgagatatctctcgaacGCGTAATATGGCATTAGGATTAGGTACGTATCTTTCCGCGAAATCAACCAGTACTTCAAACATCACGCATCACGCGAGCCGCGCGagcgccaacgaccggccgaagcgcgcgaaatTAAAACACATTAGACCttgagtaaatatttatttataggttaaaataaaacaagcatACGGGCCCCCTGATGGTAACCCGTAGCCTATGGCTGCCTACAACTACAGTTTCCAATCCTTACACTCCACAACTTAGTTGAGCTCTCACAATCTTACTCACCGGCAGCAACACAACACTATGCTAAAAGTAAACATTgctaagtatattattatatttaggtatCTAAGCCAGGATATTCGTCTCAGGCGATTAATGTTGCAAATCTCAACGTGGCCAGTAAAGCCAGTCTtaagttacctacctacttaagagTTTATTGTAAAGAAAACATCACAAGTATATAGCTTTTAAATTAATTTGGGTTCATGTCTCTATTTCTACATTGAAATAGTGCCCCGTGAACTAATTTATATAGGTAAGGAGCACTAAATTAATACTATAATCAGATAGGAAAGGAACCTATATGAGTATAATTCACGTATATTCCTCCCTTACATTCGAAATACGACGATAATTAATCTTGTTAAGTGTCAAAGAGCTTGAGTGACATGCGATGCACTACTTAGAAGTTGAATTACCACAGAGTTTAACCCGATATTGAGTGAAAGGTTCTGAGCCTTAAGGCTGGAATCGACACGATTTCAAATGCAGTTTGATAGCGAACAAGCATATTATTAACAAAGTTAAACGAGCGggatatgtaaatattttatttattcgttttcTTTATTTTGAAACAGTGTCTTTTAATAAGAAATTATTACAATGAACGGTAATCATCAGACTTATAGACCCACAGTTTCCATAATTAGAATAAACAAACCATGTAACTTATATAAGTAGCACTAAATTAAATGGAAATTCATGTTGTCAAATTGATGTTACAAAAATATTCGTACAtcctaaataaaaacataaaaggatacttaggtacattgtaataacaaacaaaaagtaCAGTTAGAGTTGATTTacacgatgcgagaactcgcatgcgagtttcataccattgcgggttttaattggtcggttgaattagaCGTAAtaaacagtccgcaatgtaactaaaatggCATGCGAgatcgcgcgccgtctaaatcagcccttagagtTAGCTATCCAATTAAATAAAGCctattaatacactttaaggACACTATAAAAGGTGCAAAATGTTTGTCTTTGTTTACGTAAAGTAACAGGCAgtaatgataaaaaatattttacaagcttttatttagttacacctgaccgttgtctgtctgtatgtctgtaatcaaatcttgcaagttaaatttgatccactttccggtttccgattgagctgaaattttgctcgtaacttgaactaacaaacgcgcgctattacgacctagtttctagttaatagattccaaaaaatcgacgatgtcacaactctcctctgtcacaactctcctcggtctcccctacgtaagtcgggtgacaatgcaatattatggtgtcatcgagctgatctgatgatggagaccggaggtggccataggaactctgtgataaaacaacgaaacctaattgtgtttggggtgtTTAGaactgtctcgatgagtattagttgcctatggaaaaaaagtacagtcggcaataaaagcttgtaccaaaaatgaaatttttgccaaaaacttatttatatgttagtagCCAAGCATTTAGAGTTATACCAAGATGAGTGTGCGACGATTTTGaaagcacacgcagtgcaagtattattttaaacgtcaaacttctatgaaattatgtcgtataTTTAACAATTACATTGCGCGTGCTATAAAAATTGTTGCAGATATATCTTCGTCTTACTGTATATAGTTCATTAAGTTGcccttataataaataaaactggttGTAGGTTAGTAAAAGTTTGATACATATCTGCGTTTTGTAAACAGTCAAAACGATATTGCTATTGCTATCGCAGTAATAAAATACTATCTGCGCAGTATCTGCGATAATGTAGTGTATCTAATATTTCTGATTCCGCCTCGCTCGTCACTGACCATCATATTATTAGCAGGACGAATATAGCTTCAGCGTAAAACGTGAGATCAAATCGATCCGCCctatcaaagagaatttgaaatagaggaataatgtcaaagtaaattaaataaatatgtagtcagtacattaaCTGCTATCTTTCGatacaaatgattaacacttttagaacgcaCTTTGAGATTGATCTTTATATTTTCACTACTTCGACGATAGGTAAAGAtatggtgccatcttttcgagGGATGATCATCTTTGGCCTACTTTCGAGTtgatggcgatactttttgacatttaacacatatcagtgaaaaaataagaatCAAAGTTAagtggcgttctaaaagtgtttaatttgtgtcgaaagatggcaataTGGCAacgacaatattcctctagtctGAATTCTCTTTGGCCCTATCATAACAAGTACAACGCCCCCACATTCAAATACAGTACCTGTCATTCTCAGAGCGTTATAATACGTTCGTTATATTACCTGACGAACAAAAAGCGAGAGAGGCGGACATGAGCCAGATTCTGGTTGAGCgacttgttatggttttgatcttatttagaTATGACCTTAAaatcgctcacgctgattggtgcatgcagAATGAAGTGAAAGCCGTGTGAGGTGCACGCTAATTAGGCCAATTCAAACGTGCACCTGAAATCAAAACCAGGAGAATAATTCAGACgtaggtaaagttgacgaaataatGTTAGCCGATCTTGTTCAAACTTGTCCGTGAGATCGGCTcattttatatttcgtcaaccttaCACTTGACATCAAAACGATATCTGAAACGACCAAGTCGCATATTTTGactaactgcccgattcgaactttaagatatgtaaaattataatagatagaaacgatatggattaaatgtGGCAGTGTCaatagtgacgtttttgtttgaagaaacgtcacatttgacactgataaatctagaaacgatagctctattaattgacttattttaaaattcgaatcgccGTAAGGTGTAGCGCTTATGAAGATAGGGCTTGTAAAGTAAGGGAGTGTAGAGTTAGAATCTTGGCTCTACATAAGATcagataactttttgacagtgcgagccataTAATCTCGTCTTGGCAACTAGGCATATATTTCTCTTTAATGTCAGGGTGTAAGTATGACATGGCTTCAATCACCAGGAcaatcgtcaaggtcgtatcaaaatcagttcaaaaccgtaacaattATACTCTGtacttttaggtatttaaaaaaacgtaaacaaacagcagctgtcaaaaatgACAGATTCAGGGGTTTAGAACCTTTTTCGAGTGATATAATTATTACCTATGTTAATAaccttaaatattataattacgtatattatttaaagtaattaaTGTACTATTGAAAGACATCTTACCCATAAGCACTGGTAGCCTGGTGGTAACTGTGGTAAGATGTCTTTCAATCCGGAAGATTCGAACCCCGACCGTACCACTGAGTTTATCAGTCGGTCTTTGACTTTGATGAAAGAAAACACCGTgaagaaacctgcatacattcacaaacaaattcaaaggtgtatgtgatgTCTCCAGCTACATACTACAATACAAGCATAGTGCCAGTGTGaagactatagcccaagccctctacTGCATGGGAGGAGGCCAGAGGCCTTTGTCTGTGCTCAGCAGTGTGACGCATATTGAATAGGACCACTGTATAAATAAAACTGAGACcagtgtataaataaaataaaaagacacaataatttaatattatttttatttattagtacaATACAGTACAATTaggaaatttaatattttattcggAATcacttgatgatgatgatgattccaATCCCAATCCCCCCCCCACATTTATTATAAATCTGTCAGTCAAGTTGTCGATATGGTTGTCTAACCCTCTCAttgtttcttcttcttttatGGTATGATCTTCACAGCTTTTCCAATTAGCAGCAGTGACATTTCCGAGTGCCTCGGGTAGTAAATCTCTTAGCTCTTTCAATTTGAACGTTTTGTTTTTTGCGGCAATCTCCCCTTTTACCTGTGCCCAAATGAGCTCAATAGGGTTGAGCTCGCAGTGGTATGGCGGGAGCCTTATGACAGTAATGCCCCTTTCTTTTGCTTTTTCATCCACAAcatatttttcgtattttttttttacttttcgcACTCTCTTCAAGAGTTGCTCCTTATATTCCTTAGGTCCAAAAGCAATATTTTTGGACCGTAACCATTCCTGGATTTcagctttttttgtttttaaaataggAGTTTTTTCGAGCTTGCGTGAATGGTATGGTGCATTGTCCATCACAATTACTGAATTTGGCTCAACGTTATTTAAAATAACGTCAAACCATTTTTCAAAGTTTGCTCCATTCATTTCTTTATGGTAGTCTCCATCATCTGTGCCCGCTAAAAAGATCAGCTCGCCCTCCTTCAAGAAGCCGGTTGAAGATCCTACAAAAATATAGAAACATGTTAATGCATGCTAATAACAAATATGGTAAGCAGGCACCGGAGCCTATGAATGCCTGTTACTGCACAGATATCACACTCGTGTTGCCGACCCTATACTATATGAGTCTATGCACTCCCTTAATTATAtagattatatattatattatattatatagatTAATTTGTGTATGACTTATTAaccatactaatattatgaaCCTCTTGACACTTGATGGAGTTTCTCTCGGGAAAGGACATATCATCATAATCTTACACAGACAAAGTGACTGGCAGAAGGTatcacttataaataaactgcctTCTGCCAGCGTTTTGTCTGTCTGAAGagaaaacagacagacagacttttgcatttataatattagtatggatgaTTCATATTATTGAACACAAATATGACATACCTATGTGGCCTAATATGAGGCGTTTTCCTTTGCCGGATGGATTTTTGAGTCCTGTAGAAAGCCCTTGGCGATGAGCTTCTTTGGTACTCTTGATTGTTGTGTCTTGCCAAACTTTTTCTTTCGTGTGCCCTGTAaaccaaaataataattattgcaCTATTATTACAACATAAATCAAACGTAAGACGATAACTTGAGTATAGCTTTTCTAATCTTTATAAATATTTGGTAGGATTAAAGCTGAGACACACAAAATAAAGAAGGTCTATAAGCGAGTGCTTAGTTGAAGGCGGACATGTCAAATTAAGGAATTAGGTGTATCTTTGAACGGGATACTATTTTTACCATACTACATAACGTAAAGAATACATTACAGCATTAGTTTATTTATCATCTCTCAAGTTCTATTTAAATGATTACAAAcaagaaaattaaaaagaaaagtaaaacaatttaattaccTTCGTTAACCCAGGTCTCATCCAGGTAATAAATCTTTTTCCCTGCCTTTCGTTCTTCTTCTATTTTGTTTAGATAGTTAATACGCCATAAGGCTATATCACTTCTATCAATCAACATACTTTTTCGGTTTCTTTTAGAGTACTTGAACCCCAgtttttttaaaactttaaaaaatgagGTTCTCGAGAAGTTTGGCAGACTCTCATCACTGTTTACTGCATCAAGCATTTTGTCTATACTTGGTATTTCATTGGCAAAATAAAATTGGTGCACTTTTCTTCGAATGCCACCCAGTTCAATCTCATCCAGTGCATTTACTAAACTTGGTTTCGTCGCAGGTGGCGGTGGAGACTGAACACGACCGTGGGTCTTGTATTCTTTCAAAACAGAGTATACAGTAGGAGTCGAGACACCAACAATTTCTGCCGTTTTCTGAACGATTTCGGTTTTATATGGGTATTTATCCTTGGGCCACGTTTCTTCCACGTATTTATAAACGTTAACAAGTACGGTCTTCTCCGATGACGAAAGCTGTCCCGTTTTAGGCCTCTTTTTCTTCGGAGAAGGAAATGTAAGCAGGGAACTAGGCCGGCTACTTCCCGGTTTGTTATCATCCATGTTCACGCAAAACACACAACTCCGtaacaaaacaaacaagttCAACAAAAACTTAACAGAAAACCACAAAATTTACAACGAATAACAGCTCAAAAACACCACAAATATCGCAAGGGCATCCGACTATAAAACACAATGCAACAAGCGTCAAGCAATGGCCGCTGTCAAACCGACcaagttaaaaagtgacacaaGGTACGTGTTGCTACACTAAAAACGGTACTGTGTAATCTAGTCGTATTTTATCCTCATAACTATAACCTTGCGTTTTGCACATCTGCAAAATTGGGTGTTTTTTATGAGGCAATTTACTATAAAAAATTATTAATCATTTAATGTGATATAAATAATTGGgtaaatttatatatgtgtatatatatcATAAAATCCAGCGTAACTACAGGTTGCTGAAATAGGATGGAACGAATCTGTAACctgttattttttaaaattgaaaatttaacaggAACCAAAACCTGCCCAATAAATTACCCTTTTAATGGTTTGTTtacgtttttttaaatacctaaaagtaCAGAGTATAGTTTTAATCTGGATCGGCCTCAGTAGGAAGGGCCATCAGTTACACCCGTCACCGTAACTAGAACGACAAATGTATCTTCAAATTTCAATGGACATAAGTCGTTTTTGTAATATATGTTATATTCTTCAGGTATTTTGTTATgagcagagctcggatagggtgagctatttgccttatatatgacataagacatgtcaaattataaggcaaatagctcaccctatccgagctctggttaTGAGTTACAAAGCTTTGTAAATGTGAGACATGCGTTAGTCAGGTTGAAAGGAAAAATTTGGAGTGtgattatttttatgattgtatgtataataatatgcaGGTATTAGTTATTATAAAATCGATAGAGGAGCAAAAACCGATACCtactgtaatttttatttttagattccATAATAATATTCGGGGATTTAGTacatattaatttttaaattgatcaAAGAAACCCCATTCCACGGTAGTAAATGTTTATACTTTATCAGCTTAGCTGCAAACACAAATATTTAAGTGAAAGTaatgaagattttttttaattagcaaTTTTATTGCAATCacatgtatttttcttaatcTAAACTGCAAATCTGGTCACAAAGTAAGAAGAGAAGAGAAAACTACTGCCTTCTCGACGAGTTATATTTGTTGTGTCAAATTATTTGTCATAGATGTTCAAAAATTGATGGAGAAAGATGGAAAAATTGATGgaggtgcgagtcggactcgcgcacgaagggttccgtccgtaccacgcaaaaaacggcataaaaaacacgttttttgtatggaagccccacttaaatatttactatattctgtttttagtgtttttgttgttaaagcggcaacaaATTACATCATCGGTGAAAATTTTAACTccctagctatcatggttcatgagatatagcctggtgacagacaaacagacagacggacagcggagtcttagtaatagagtcccgtttttaccctttgagtacggaaccctaaaaagtaagaaCTTACAAAATAACTGTTAGATCCGCTCCATTTATGTCTTATTTTTTGTACCACATTCACGTACACCGAACAATGGAGAAGCGATCCTTATCGAAAGAAGGATCTATTGTTCTCACCCTAATAGTTTTCCGTAACTACGGACCACACGAATAATTAAACCTTTTCTTCCTTTTCCCTTACATGTCTTGATGAATAGCCGTAAAAAGGCCATGAATGAAGGATTCATCAATACGATCGGCCATCAGAAGTTTTTCCCTTTGAGTTAGCTTATGGGCTAACTTTTCGTGTACCGTGAAAGCTCCCGACTATAGTCCAATACTGCAACTATGGTCCACAAGTTcaataagtaattaagtatcaaAACTAATGTTAGTTTTGGTTATGTATGAGTGTTTATTTCCATTTGTAAAACTATGCATTGTATTTTGCattacaactttaaaaaatataaataaaagtcaAACCTGAACGAAGATATTAGAGTTACATTTGGACCATAGTTTGGAGTTTTTGGACTATTGTTGGGAAGTTTTAGTTACGGTTTATTCAGTTGCAAAGTCGGAGACAACCGTCTGAGCGTGAACATGGTTTCTTAAAACTGTATTAAGTTCGTGGATTGCTGATTAAATACAGACAATTTAAACGTTGTTGCAAATCAAGTAAACTTACGCGTTTTACTCAATATAATTTCAGTTCTAGCCCTATAAATGAAACACGTGACACAAACCTACATATCCTTGCGTTCCCGCAATCAgagaaatgcaaaaaaaaactatgcttTCTCGAAGAATGTGGAAGCAACGATCAAATAACATTACATACACATACTACTACTACATATTCAACATCGATATTTGATCCGATGCCAATTAgcaaaaaacaaatttaataatGCATAGCAATGAGGAAACTCAATTACGAAAGATATATAGCAACCAGCGAAGAAACAACGATCATCAGAATAATTTCCTCATAAAATTTGTGTATATCATTTGTGTGAAAGTCCAGCGCGGGCAGTGAAATATTGTGCTGACATTTGTGGGCCCATTTCGAGGACATCAAgccattttgtttatttgtgtCATAATATGGTTGTGTATCTTTTTGTTTGCTAGTAACTGCCACACAGCTTATGAAATTTGGCTTTTACTTGTAGATTCCTGTACAGTtcgctaatttttttttatataagtaaaaaGTATGGACGGTTAGCAAAtaatacatataggtaggtacctactaaaagtATTTGCCATTCTTTAATAGTAAAAAAAGACCTATTTTACCTACAGTTTCCATTCAAAACTACTTGCTAGACCCTGATTATTTCACAGACAAATATATGTACGTATTACTTTTTGTAAAGTTTAGGTTAAAACCATTGGATTGTCTTAATTATTAGATTAGACCAaagattttaatattaaatcataTTGAACGGTCTTCTTTTTCAGAGTTGTCAGAATTCAAAGCGAAATGCTCGACATCAAACTTCAAGACCGAGTGTGGAATGTCGAGATCCGACGCCACACCAAGGTGCGAGATGTGTCTGACGTCATTACCAAACTTAAATGGAGTTGGGCGGAACATGTtgccaggcagagtgatggcaggtgggccaaaatgttgACAGATTGTGGCCGcgttcggatgaaagaagcgcttGCCTGGCGAcagttggctcgttgggtggatgatgTTAGAAAAATCGCGAGGCACTTTTGGATGTGCCTTACCTAGGACCGGGATAAATGGCGTACACTAAGAGAACCCTATGCTCAGTAGTTGGCGACTAAaggctaaaatgatgatgatgatgtaaccGAAATACATCTTTCCGTTGAGTGTTTGGTGATAACTACTAACTAGAGTATGAATTTTATCAAACCTAAAAATACGACACATAAACTACATGGCATGCTAAATGTTAATCATGATTAACAAATGTCACTCGAGGGAATCGTTTCGAATCGGAGAACTGACGCGTGACGAGTTCCGTGATAATTAATTTGTTTGGATAATATTACTACTTAtcgtatgtacttatttttacgttacctattgtagtttgatttgatataaggaatatttttttatactgaTAGGTAATTGATTAGTTTggatattacatattttattaagtatcttATTCATTATAACGGTAGTTTGAATTAGGtattaggaatatttttttattaacatcaTAATCATGAAATACGAGTGATaaaaattgggaatcgagtggtacttaattgaccactcgttttcaattatatttgtagaatttaaaGACTGCCAAGTGCCAGCACGCACGCAGCACAAAGGTTGGTAGGGTCCGTCGTCTACAGCCTAgtattgtagatattattaaATGAAATACACGAAACAGAGCGGTCGAAATTTAGCCGCTAGGATGTGGCTATGAAACCTTACTCTGCACAGCCGGCTCTTTGCCGGTTTTCCTCCTCTAATTCACACAACCAGCCTGTCAGTTTCCTTTGTCGTTTTGGCTGATTGAAACCAGACACCGCCGCGCCCACGCCTTGTCCAGAGGTGGCAATTATCACGCTTTGAGATACCTTTGTCGCATCTTTGTCACTTTTACCACTGCCACTAATCAAAAGGAAAAGGACGGGAAATGGCGTATCCGCTGTGAATTGGAGCGGCAAGGATGAAAGGCTTTCTGTTGACAAAAGGGGTCAGAGCGCGTCGAAATTAAGCCTGCTTGCTCACTCTTCAGCTATGAAAGGATGGTGTGAAAGAGATATAAAGGAACTCTAATCTTAAGACTTCACTGAGTCTATTGAATGAGGAAACTTTTTGCAACACTAGTTATTGTAACATACTGAATACGTTTTATTTGAATGGATAGTAACATTCAACTGAATTTGTTGAAATCACTATGTTTGAACAGATTCGTTCAAAAACgtcattttacttttaaaaaaatcacCTATGAGTAGAAAGTATTCGCCGtttctggccccgcctctcagtggtccccgatcctgaccccagggccgagccaccgcccatgctgaacctaaaaaaaaaaaaaaaaaaaaaaaaaaaaaaaaaaaaaaaaaaaaaaaaaaaaaaaaaaaaaaaaaaaaaaaaaaaaaaaaaaaaaaaaaaatagccccccatttgaattgattgcgctaggtcccagcagtgcccggcgcctccttcagggacttacgaaatacgctaattaaacaatacaccttgttcaccacggtaacaataggctcatcgacccttttctattgttcgatctcgactcgggcgcgctattgtgttaccgagcatactacctgcctggaccctttccttaacccaccgacgtctccattcatgccttctttatgtgtgtatacagtaggtgtttgtgataggtattagagataggtattttgcaatatgTATTAGCAAtagctatttgcaataggtattagcgataggtacttatttgtgatgcataggtactctaactatcaactctaataacccgcattgtcttattacctcttggagctatttcgatttataaggaatacagttctaaccttcttctgacgtagaatttacactagtaatcctttggcagcctaaaataaccttaaccttttaccaaacctaacttattcttcgaaaacctaacctaaacctaacttgaccaaacctaactaaaatcaacctaactcatttcaaactaacctg
Encoded proteins:
- the LOC134669294 gene encoding uncharacterized protein LOC134669294, whose protein sequence is MDDNKPGSSRPSSLLTFPSPKKKRPKTGQLSSSEKTVLVNVYKYVEETWPKDKYPYKTEIVQKTAEIVGVSTPTVYSVLKEYKTHGRVQSPPPPATKPSLVNALDEIELGGIRRKVHQFYFANEIPSIDKMLDAVNSDESLPNFSRTSFFKVLKKLGFKYSKRNRKSMLIDRSDIALWRINYLNKIEEERKAGKKIYYLDETWVNEGHTKEKVWQDTTIKSTKEAHRQGLSTGLKNPSGKGKRLILGHIGSSTGFLKEGELIFLAGTDDGDYHKEMNGANFEKWFDVILNNVEPNSVIVMDNAPYHSRKLEKTPILKTKKAEIQEWLRSKNIAFGPKEYKEQLLKRVRKVKKKYEKYVVDEKAKERGITVIRLPPYHCELNPIELIWAQVKGEIAAKNKTFKLKELRDLLPEALGNVTAANWKSCEDHTIKEEETMRGLDNHIDNLTDRFIINVGGGLGLESSSSSSDSE